The region CCGAGGTTATACGAAACAGACGCGGGCTTGTTAAACTCCATTGGATTGCAAAATTCGGGATTGGATGCTTTTATCAAAGAGAAGGTGCCAATCTACAATAAGAAGCTTACAATGCCTCTGATTGTTAGTATATCTGGAGCAAGCATAGCAGAATTCTGCGCCATGCTTGAGCGCTTGGAATGCTGCCCGGAAATATCTGGATACGAAATTAATGTATCCTGCCCAAACGTAGAAAATGAGGGCATTGCATTTGGTAGAGAAGCTAATACTGTATTTCATCTTGTAGAAGCTTTAGCCAAGCTTACCAGCAAAGAACTCTGTATAAAATTAAGCCCGAATGTAAGCGATATATCCTCAATAGCCCAAGCTGCCGAAGAAGCAGGAGCAAGTTCCATAGCTCTAATAAATAGTCTGTATGGCATGGCAATAGACTATAGAAATGGGAAATCTTTTATCAAGAAAGGGATAGCAGGTTATACGGGTTGTGGCATAAAACCAATTGCTCTAGCTCTTACATACAAGGTGGCTCAAACTGTAAAGATACCGATATTGGCAATGGGGGGGATCTATAACTGGAGAGATGCGTTAGAATTCATTTGGGCTGGAGCATCAGCTATAGCATTGGGGACAGCGAATTTTATAAATCCTTTGGCAGCTCCAGAGTTGATTATGGGGTTAGGCGAGTTCTTGCTTGCCCATAATAAGAGTATAAATGAATTAATTGGCAAAGTACGCACCTAAGTAATCGCCGCAAAGAGCGCTTTGATGTCTTTTAATTTGTGGACATTTGTTTGGTTTTTCAGCTTTGCAAAACCAGAAACAAAGATATTGCTGTAGCCTAGTTTAGCTGCTTCTGAGATCCTAGCTTCTAGCTGTGAAACAGGTCTTATTTCTCCATTTAAGCCTACTTCACCGATAAATACAGAGTTGTCTGGTAAGGGGCTATCTTTCAAACTGCTGATAATTGCCGCAATAATTGCCAAATCTAGAGAAGGATCTGAGGATCTAATTCCACCAGCAAGGTTAATAAATACATCATTACTCCTAAGATACAAGGATAGATTCTTCTCTAAAATAGCTAGCAGTATTGCCAGTTTCTTTTGCTCCAATCCTGCTACCACTCGTTGGGGAGTACCATAATTTGAACCGGTAGCCAAAGATTGTACTTCGACAATAAAGCTTCTGCTTCCTTCAATAATGCAACCAATAGAAGTGCCGATCTGAGCTAATTCATTACTTAGAAATACCGAATTGGGACTCTCAATCGAAACCAAACCAAGATTTGTCATCTCAAACAAACCAATTTCATTTGTAGAGCCAAATCTGTTTTTTACAGCACGAAGAATTTTATACTGGTTTCGCATTTCTCCTTCAAAATAGAGAACTGTATCTACCATGTGTTCCAAAATTTTAGGCCCAGCTACATAACCTTCTTTTGTAACATGACCTACCATAAAAACTGGAATTCCCAAATGCTTCCCGCACCTCAATAATCTATTTGTGCTTTCCTTCAGCTGAGTAATACTGCCTGGGATACTCTCAAGACTGTTTACACTGATGGATTGTATGCTATCTACAATTGCTAAAGCTGGTTTTTCTTCTTCTATACATTCAATTATGTGCTCGGTATCATTTGTGCACAGTAACAAAATATTGTCACTCTT is a window of Candidatus Cloacimonadota bacterium DNA encoding:
- a CDS encoding dihydroorotate dehydrogenase, whose translation is PRLYETDAGLLNSIGLQNSGLDAFIKEKVPIYNKKLTMPLIVSISGASIAEFCAMLERLECCPEISGYEINVSCPNVENEGIAFGREANTVFHLVEALAKLTSKELCIKLSPNVSDISSIAQAAEEAGASSIALINSLYGMAIDYRNGKSFIKKGIAGYTGCGIKPIALALTYKVAQTVKIPILAMGGIYNWRDALEFIWAGASAIALGTANFINPLAAPELIMGLGEFLLAHNKSINELIGKVRT
- the radA gene encoding DNA repair protein RadA, whose amino-acid sequence is MRSTFVCTDCGYETNKWSGKCPNCGSWSTLKETNRIIGKGNISQSTHQRTKPLQIASLSPQTEERLKSGNAELDLVLGGGIVPGMLILIGGEPGIGKSTLMLQLSEWLGQSGRKVLYCSGEESSAQIHMRSKRLQVKSDNILLLCTNDTEHIIECIEEEKPALAIVDSIQSISVNSLESIPGSITQLKESTNRLLRCGKHLGIPVFMVGHVTKEGYVAGPKILEHMVDTVLYFEGEMRNQYKILRAVKNRFGSTNEIGLFEMTNLGLVSIESPNSVFLSNELAQIGTSIGCIIEGSRSFIVEVQSLATGSNYGTPQRVVAGLEQKKLAILLAILEKNLSLYLRSNDVFINLAGGIRSSDPSLDLAIIAAIISSLKDSPLPDNSVFIGEVGLNGEIRPVSQLEARISEAAKLGYSNIFVSGFAKLKNQTNVHKLKDIKALFAAIT